The nucleotide window CAGGAAGCGCCGTAGGCAAAGTAGTAGAACGGGCGGCCGGTCAGCGTGGCCTTGTCGTAGTGGATCTTGGGGGTGCGGTAAAAGCCGTCGCTCCAGAGCTGGATGCGGTTGGCGTAGGCCATGCCCACCACCTCTTCAAAAGAGCGTGTGGTTTTGGGGGAGAGAACCTGCCCGTTCTGGAACTGGATGGCACCCGCGCCGCAGCCGTCCAGCCCGCAGACAAAGGCGGCCAGGTTGTCGCGCACGTGGCGGGCGGCAAACTGCGCGGCGCGGCCGTTCAGGTCGGTGCCGGCGCTGGCTGCGGTGGCGGAGGCGTTGGGAATCTTGCTGGTGTCGCTGGCGGTGGCCAGCACGCGCGTGAAAGAAATGCCCAACTCGTCGGCCACGATCTGCGCCACCTTGGTGTGCAGGCCCTGGCCCATCTCGGTGCCACCGTGGTTCACCTGCACACTGCCGTCGGTGTACACATGCACCAGCGCGCCGGCCTGGTTGAACAGCGTGGCGGTGAAGCTGATGCCGAACTTGACGGGCGTGATGGCAATGCCGCGCTTGAGCACCGGGCTCTTGGAATTCCATGCTGAAATGGCCTCTACCCGGCGCCGGTATTGTGCAGACAGCTCCAGTTTTGATAGCAACGGGGCGAGGATGTTGTCCTCGACCTTCATCCCATAGTGGGTCGTGTCGCGGCGCAGGGCTTCGACAGGCTCAGCCCGAACGGCCTCAGCTCCCGTTCGCACTGAGCTTGTCGAAGTGCTCAGCACCTCGTCGCTGTACAGATTGCGTATGCGCACGTCCAGCGGGTCCATCTTCAAATGGCGTGCAATGTCGCCCATGATGGTCTCGATCAGGATCACGCCCTGCGGCCCACCAAAGCCGCGAAAGGCAGTGTGACTCTGCGTATTCGTCTTGCAGCGGTAGGACGCAATATCCACGTCCTGCAGGTAGTAGGCGTTGTCGCTGTGGAAGATGGCGCGATCCGCCACCGGGCCGGACAGGTCGGCGCTGAAGCCGCAGTTAGCGGCCATCATCAATTGCAGCGCGGTCAGGCGGCCGGTGTCGTCAAAACCGGCGGTGTATTCGTATGCAAACGGGTGGCGTTTGCCGGTGACCATGAAGTCGTCGTCGCGGTCCAACCGCAACTTCACCGCCTGCTTGACCTTGTTCGCGGCCACGGCAGACCACACGGCCAGATGGCCGGCCTGGGTTTCCTTGCCGCCAAAGCCACCGCCCATGCGCCGGCACTCTACGCGCACCGCGTTGTTGTCCAGGCCCAGCGCGTGGCTGACCCAGTGCTGTACCTCGCCCGGGTGCTGCGTGCTGCTGTAGACCACCCACTGGTTCTGTTCCTGCGGTAGCACGTAGGCAATCTGGCCTTCCAGGTAGAAATGCTCCTGGCCGCCGACCTCCAGCGTGCCGCTGAGGGTGTGCTGCGCGGTCTTCATGGCGGCAGCGGCATTGCCGCGGCGCACATGCACCGGTGGCAGCACAAAGCTCTTGGCCTCCAAGGCCTGCTGCACCGTCAGGATGGCGGGCAGGGCCTCGATGTTCAGCTTGACCTTGCGCGCGGCACGCCGTGCCTGCATGGCGGTACGCGCCACCACCACGCCAATCACCTGACCGATGTGTTGCACTGTGTCGATGGCAAACACCGGTTCGTCGCCGGCAAAGGCGGCCAGCATCGGATCACCGGGAATGTCTTGGCTGAGGACCACATCGACCACGCCGGGCATGGCCCGCGCCGCGCTGGTATCCACGCCCAGCAACTTGCCGTGGGCCACGTTGGAAAGAATGGGCGCTGCATGCAGCGTGCCGCGCACTTCGGGGATGTCGTCGATGTAGGTGGCTGCACCGGCCACCTGGGAGCGTGCGCTTTCATGCGGGCGGGTCACGCCAGCAGCCGGGCCGTGCTCTATGGCGATGTTGGGCGGGTTGGAAGTCATGCTGCGGCTCCTTCCAGTTGCAGTGGGTCCAGGAGGCTGTGCACTTCGATGGCCTGCAGGCCCTGGCTCTCCAGCCAGTAACGCTGCAGCAGATTGCCCAGTACCTCGGTGCGGTAGGCGGCAGAGGCGCGCATGTCGGAGATCGGGTTGAATT belongs to Rhodoferax saidenbachensis and includes:
- the xdhB gene encoding xanthine dehydrogenase molybdopterin binding subunit, with amino-acid sequence MTSNPPNIAIEHGPAAGVTRPHESARSQVAGAATYIDDIPEVRGTLHAAPILSNVAHGKLLGVDTSAARAMPGVVDVVLSQDIPGDPMLAAFAGDEPVFAIDTVQHIGQVIGVVVARTAMQARRAARKVKLNIEALPAILTVQQALEAKSFVLPPVHVRRGNAAAAMKTAQHTLSGTLEVGGQEHFYLEGQIAYVLPQEQNQWVVYSSTQHPGEVQHWVSHALGLDNNAVRVECRRMGGGFGGKETQAGHLAVWSAVAANKVKQAVKLRLDRDDDFMVTGKRHPFAYEYTAGFDDTGRLTALQLMMAANCGFSADLSGPVADRAIFHSDNAYYLQDVDIASYRCKTNTQSHTAFRGFGGPQGVILIETIMGDIARHLKMDPLDVRIRNLYSDEVLSTSTSSVRTGAEAVRAEPVEALRRDTTHYGMKVEDNILAPLLSKLELSAQYRRRVEAISAWNSKSPVLKRGIAITPVKFGISFTATLFNQAGALVHVYTDGSVQVNHGGTEMGQGLHTKVAQIVADELGISFTRVLATASDTSKIPNASATAASAGTDLNGRAAQFAARHVRDNLAAFVCGLDGCGAGAIQFQNGQVLSPKTTRSFEEVVGMAYANRIQLWSDGFYRTPKIHYDKATLTGRPFYYFAYGASCSEVVIDTLTGESRVLKVDILHDVGRSINPGLDIGQIEGGFVQGMGWLTTEQLVWNDKGYLSTHAPSTYKIPTAGDVPAHFKVDLWPEPNREDNVFGSKAVGEPPFMLAISVFEALKDAVARARGDGAAVRLIAPATAEHVLAALTA